The Bombus pascuorum chromosome 5, iyBomPasc1.1, whole genome shotgun sequence genome segment CCATAAGGCGTGATGCAAAATCGCGAAGTGCCCAATGATTATCCACTTCTGGCCTCATACATAATTGGCGTGAAACTATACATGTAGCGATAGATGGTATTAATTCAtgtaactataaaatataagattaaTGAGTATTAATGCATACGTGCATGTATACGCACTCTCCcctttccttttatatattaattaatacatacatatttttctaaataaaggCTGGGATTGTCCAAGAGAGCTTTAACCATTCTCATAAGATAAATTAGAAGAGCAAGATGGTTTTGTACTACATTAACACGTACACCTTCTGCAATAAAAGTGCACATCCGTGCTAACATTTCATGTAAACCTGGGTCAGCTGAGAGGGACTGCAGTGCTTCTGCTCTGCGTGCTTCATCAGATCCAACACATGCTTCagtaatttctttataatataattgctGTTCAACGCTTAATTCATGAGTGGCTAATTGTTTGACATGAACTGTTTCCACATTACGTAATTTCTGACTTTTACCACCACCACCTGGTTTCCCAACACCAATGTTCTGACTTTTGTTTGTAAGTTTACTGGTTGGATCAACACTTTCTAGCTTTTGAACATCTATTGtattattgattaattaataaatattacttttagtTAACATAGTATTGTAAAAAGGCTAGTTTTATGCTATCGAATTACTACCTTTAGAAACAGGAGGTGGATTTTCTGGTATTGTAGGCTGAACACCATCTATGCAAAGCCAATGAGCACGTAGTGTAATTTCCAAAGGTAATTTAGGCCATGTTTGTCCACCAGACATTGATATAACTTCATTAAggtcaatttctttttcttctacaaAATGTAATTCACGACCACCACCAGAAGCAAAGCGAAATGGTACATGATCCTTGGCAAAAAACCCATATGTGggttcaatattttttatcttcaaagCATGATCTATATCATGTGTTGTCATTCGTTGACGTTTGCCATGTCTCATAAATTTAGCAGCATCCTTTACCAACATTAGTAATCTCAATTACACaactttaatattatatgtaaggaataggaattatttataattggaTTATAATTTAGTGATATACAAACCTGTATGATTTCTTTAAGTCTATAACTTACATCCTCCGCAAGATCTTTTGCAGCTTCATCTGGGAAATTTCCAACACCTATACTTTCTGCAATTACCTTTATTGATTCTTGGGACAAGGTAGTTCCATAAATGGAGTCGCTTTCATTCATCTTTAAAGTATCTTGGTCATTATATTCCATATGAAATGATTAAAAGGTTattccttaaaaatatatgatcgACAATGTAAACACTGCTtactgtaaaaatattatatatcgataaCACATTTTTGGATACAACtcataattttcaatcaacCATACAATGTAATAAACTCTTTTGTTATTACAGCTATAATCTTTTGTATTTTAGATTTAGTCTCTCATATTAGATATTAATACTGATACTGTTTAATGGTTCTGTAAATGTTTACCCCAAATAGAACTTATGCCACTAcaattgattaataatttctaaagtaGTAGAGTACTGCTTTATTCCAATACTATTGGTTAAGCCACATTTTGTGACTCAATAAGctacttattatttattcgctTGTATAATAGCaatctatataaatatgtatacatattatagaAGTATAGAATTTTATGCTTTATTTATGATTATAAGAAATTCTATCTCTATTTGTAATTACATAGTATAAGGGTAAAAGTACTTTAGTTACAATCGCTATCGATCACCTaccaacgttataagttttaatCTTATATCGGTATTAGATTAGATTGGTAACATTGCAAGCAATATTGAAACGGTAAAGGAACCTGCAAAATATTTAGCTCTGGTTAGACTCAagctttaataaaatattgtgaaaaaattgttaaaaataagaaagagaaCAATGTCATGATTTAAAACCCGCCCTATAATTTGATACTCTTTTATGATTCTTTATACCAATTTATActcatttaattttgtaaattacatatactaatatgtaaaaaaattcatttgacGAAATTTgctattatacatttttctgtcATAAAATTTGAGGaatctatttttattgtattttcaacATTACCGATgtagcaaaaaataaaattatgctaCTAGTAAtgatcgaaattaaaaactgGATATGATTCTGAAATTACAGTATCAGCTATAGAGTATCACACTGACGCACACTGACATGAtatgtactatgtatattaACTTTGTTTATATGAAAGACGgttagaaatttttcttttgttttttgtttgtttagtTATAAACATGTGTATATAGTGCGAAAACTTTAGACAACTTTTAGGATATTATTACAAGATTTAAATGAAATCAATTTAATACAGATTTTATGACAATTCTTCGTTTAGTATATTTAAACactctttgttataaaattaaaaaaatatacagtgTTTGATTGATAAGCagtgataaaaattgaaatttaaatacgttataatttcatcgaattacATTAATAGTATCTTCACATCgtattaaaaacataaatatgaatataagtATGTATTATGACTTGAAGAATTGGTCAATATTTAGTTTATTAGaatcaaaatttatatcgaatgtccgtatggctattgtatatggtaatatttattttttgtatcagtttatttttttgtataatattgtatttgtataatataatacgtattgcaaaaaaagattttgttcATTATTTTTGCTTAAACAGGTAAGGCAGCTAATGAAACCTTAATTGTAACAAAGGATGATATGGTGTATGGTATAGGAAACAATACCTATGGATGTCTTGGAACAGGTGATACTCATAGCACTATTCATCCAAAGAAAATTGAGGCATTATGTGGTAAAGGCGTAAAAACTATTGCATATGGCAAAGGTCCACATGTCTTGGCTCTCACTGAGGAAGGAAAGGTGTTTgagaagataattttattacatcattaatatgtagtataatattacattatttaatttaataatataatttatgtgaAAGGTATATTCATGGGGTTATAATGATTATTGCGAATTAGGAAACAGATCTACCAACGAATGTCTAACTCCAACACTTATATCGTCAGTATTGAATGATGTATTTGTTGTTGATATAGCCTGTGGGGGTCATCATTCTCTTGCACTAACGAGTAAAGGAGaggtaaaatgaaaatatttgatcagAGCAGATCAAATGCAAAAttgatacatttattttagatatatgCATGGGGTCACAATGTATCTGGACAAGTAGGTTGTGGTACTATCCTTAGTACAGTTCAACCTATACCAAAATTGCTGCATATTGCATTAAATGGCAAGAAAGTTGTTCACATTAGTTGTGGAGACTCATCCAGCGTAGCGGTTATGGATAATGGAGAAGTTTATAGTTGGGGTCATAATGGTGTTGGTCAACTAGGAATTGGAAATTGTACTAGTCAAGTAGAGCCGCAAAAAGTAACGACATTTGCAAAAATAGTAATAGGTAATATTGATCGTTTTTGTGAATATATGAGTATTAAAACATTGTTAATAATATGTGTTTTAATACACAGAAAAAGTAGTTTGCGGTTACATGCATACTTTAGCATTGAGTGATGAAGGTGTTCTTTATGTTTGGGGAGCTAACAGTTATGGGCAATTAGGTCTTAATACAGACTCAAATGTTTGGACACCAAGAAAGGTAAAAATTTACTTTGTGTATGTACTGTTAAGTTGAAACTAATGAATATTTCTGTAGCTGCAAATACCCGAAATGGGAAGAATATTAGACATAGCAACTTCGCATTATCATCACATAAGTCTGGCTATGTGTGAAGGCAATCGGATATTTATGTGGGGTCAGTGTCTAGGTCAGAGTATTAAAGTTCCAATACTCACTCCACTAAAATGTTTGTATGATGCTCTTGCATATTATGCGTTTCCACCCGTCATGCATCAGCCACTTATTTTTCACAATGATGAAGAAGCAAATATAGCAAATAGTCTAAGAAATGCCTTTGATGATCcagtatgtatttttttataaacaataacATGTTTGCtgattttatcatatttttatgccATCTCTTGCTGCATGTTAAAGACCACTAGCGATCTTGTAATTCAAGTACATGGAAAACCCATTCATGTACACAAAGCTGTTTTGAAGATACGCTGCCATTACTTCAGAACAATGTTTCAAGAGCATTGGGTAGAAAATAGCCaaaggtaaaacaatttttccaacatgcacatttatattttcactaATATAATTACGCATTGTAGTATTATAGAGCATGAACAATTTTCCTATGACGTATACAAAACTTTCTTGAAATACTTATATACTAATGAAGTTGATTTATCACAAGAAAATGCAttaggtaaatatttttttatctttcatagAAAGAGAGCGTCtaataatatgttttataatatctttttttacatAGAACTTTTAGATTTAGCTAATGTTTATTCTGAAAATCAGTTAAAACGACATTGTATACAAATGATAAATAGAAAGATAACGGTTACAAATGTCGCTTATCTATACAGCATATCTATTCAATACAGTGCTAAGGTAAATAATATCtcttacttatttttttaatacaaaatacaattaaaatatttgatatattataaatttataggaattagaagaatattgttttaaatttgcCTTAAACCACATGACTGCAGTAGTACAGACAGAGGATTTTGCGAAACTAGATGAGAGTACAATGAAAACTTTCATAGTTAGAGCTGCTCAAGCGGGTATTTTTAAAACTTAGTTCAAAGTGTTTATCACACAaaggaaataatacaatataaataattcgcaTTGTTATGCTTCAAGATTAAGCAGATATTACTTccaaatattcatatttcttagaattaatatttttaataatatgtaaattttgtataaatgtatagtTTTTAAATTGCAGAACATTTGTTTTGGATTACTACATTTTTAGAATTGTGACAGATTATTTATGATAagcataataatttactttgtattttaagattttaataaaattcacgatatgacattttttataattgttcttcttttgtaatttacgtttgcatcttttttatcttattaagaatttattaaagattCTATTAAGATGTGAAAGTGAATAAACTATCACCAGAATAATGAACCTTGCTGCTACTAgttactttattataatttatttttagatcttTAAGATAAATTATCTTCCATAGCTATAGTTGAATCAAAGATCTTTCTGATTGAACTGAATTTAGCGAAGGATTCTGGAACCATTCTTGAGGAGGGGGGAGAAAAGTGtgaaaatgtatacatattgatatgttttttgtatataaattttataaaaattgtatctaaattttttaatcttcttttataagatttaaaatttgcttgtgacttgtattttaatatttctatttgatactataatctaaataattaagTTCTCATTAATTATGTACCTAACAAGTTTTTTAGAATGTgacataacatttttatattttattactcttCATCGTGGTGATTGCTTCTATCAGAGGAGGGgtcttatttatatatcaaattatatagGTAAATTCGTGTCAGGAAGATTTTTCCGGAACAGTGCGGGGTAAAATGCATAACCTTAAACAATGACGAATCGAGAGGAGGGATGATAGGGATTATGGTGAATATTCGAATGTCACTAGTAGACAGCGAATAGTTGCAGCTGCAgtaattacattttgtttACGATTAATGCTTCGTCTCATTGTACAGACTATACAATAGTGTTTAATGATAttgtttacaaatttattcaacaagattgacaaactattgaaatataaaacgtgAATACACATGTTAGTGaaagagtttatttattattgttaataccAGTTAATATTTAccatattatactttatatcgattgtttatattttagaattattcaTAGTGCAGAATTTAAAGAAGAGTATACTAcatttaattcataaaaaagaatgagaaaaaattATAGTACTCATAAATGATTAAGTAAAGAAATGCCTAATGAAAGTTAGAAGATTAAACACTGGAActactaaataaaattcaaattatattgaagttattattaaaatcatattaaaatcagtttgtttttagaaatttaggatatatatatatatacatatatacatatatatatgtatataaagatGTTTCTTTGGGATTTGAAGAATTGGCcaatttttagtttcttaGACTCGAATcatgtttcaaaaattcatatGGCACTTGTATATGGTAAAATGTCTATTATTTCtacctttatttttattcttattacatattttatatcttattgttaTATAAGAACAATATTCGTAtatgaatttatgaaatattatgtttCATTAAACAGGTGATTTAGGTAATGAAGCTTTAATTATAACAAGGGATAAAATAGTATATGCTCTAGGAAGTAACACTTCTGGGTGTCTTGGAACTGGGGATGCTTGTAATACTTTTTATCCGAAGAAAGTCGAAGCATTATGTGGTAAGGATATAAAAACTTTTGCATATGGTAAAGGTCCACACGTCTTGGCTCTTACTGAGGAAGGAAAGGTATTTGGAATTTATAATgctttattacaatattaataaacagtttaatgttgtattatttaataacatgATTTTTATGAGAGGTATATTCATGGGGACATAACAGTCACGGTGAACTAGGAAATTGTTCTACCAATCATATGATTCCAATGCCTGTAACAAGGAATTTAAATGATGAATTTATTGTCGATATAGCCTGCGGGAGTCATCACTCTCTTGCATTAACGAACGAAGGAAAGGTTAGATAGAAACTTAAAgctttttttaataatgatcaaagattatatatatatatctatttaggTGTATGCATGGGGTGAAAATACATCTGGCCAAGTAGGTAAAAGTGTTAacataaatgaaaatacacCTATGAAAGTGAATTCCACATTAGCTAGCAAAACAGTCATTTGTATTAGCTGCTGTCAGTCATCGAGCATGACAGTTACAGATACTGGAAAAGTTTATGGTTGGGGTTGTAACGATGTTGGTCAATTAGGAATTGGAAATTATGTTAATCAAGTGGATCCCTGTAAAGTCACAATGCTTATTGGTGTTGTAATTGGTAATATTATCTTTGTTTAGAATATATCTAAGCTGAACATTTTTTGAATACTGGTAATATGTTTTTGCATTGATAGAAAAAATAGTTTGTGGTTATGCACATGTTTTGGCATTGAGTAACAAAGGAGCATTATATGTCTGGGGTGGAAATAATTATGGACAGTTAGGGCTTGGCATGAAGACGAATATCTGTAGTCCAGTACAGGTAAAATGCAATATGATTACattaacgaatgaaaattaataaaattttcttcagtTGAAACAAGAAGTGATGGGAAGAGTATTGGATGTAGCAACTTCACATTACAATCACATAAGCATAGCTATGGCAGAAGGTAATCGGATATTTATGTGGGGCGAGTGTTTGGGACAAAGTATCACACTTCCGGTACTCACTAATTTAGGATCCTTACATGACGTTTTCGCGCGTTATGCATCACCTAGCGTTATGCATCAACCACTTGTTCTTCATAACGAAGAACCAGACGTGAGTTTAATAGATTGTTTCAGAGAAGCATTTAACGATCAGGTATGTATTTATAgagtaaaaaaatatcatttctcacatcgttattttcttgaaactgTTCTCTTTGTCATTTGTAGACTACGAGTGATCTCGTGATACAAGTacgaaaaaaatttatttacgtgCACAAAGCTATTTTAGTAATACGTTCTCAATACTTCCGAACGATGTTTCAAGAAACATTGACCGCAAATAATCAGAGGTAGGTTTGTTGTTTTAACGAGTATCTAGATTCCTTAATTGTTACAATCATTCGTTGTAGTGttataaaacaacaaaaattttcttacgATGTATACAAAGCTTATTTGAAGTATTTGTACACTGACGAAATCGATTTACCTCTGGAAAGTATACTAGGtatgtatttcattattttttcccTGAGACTTTATAACGtggtttgaaaattatttctggtTTTTGTGGATTCAAGAACTTTTGAAACTAGCGGTTGCTTATTcggaaaatcaattaaaaaatcgcTGCATACAAATAATAAGAAGAGGAATTACAGTTGAAAACGCTGCTTTTTGCTACAGTATAGCCATTGACTACAATGCtaaggtaaataaaattttgctgctttatttaaacaaagtcagtgtcattaattttaatataattctagGAATCGGAGGAATACTGTTTCAAATTTGCGCTAAATCACATGACTGCCGTAGTACAAACAGCGAGTTTTGCTAAATTAGATGAATATACGATGAAAACCTTCATAATTAAAGCTGCAAATGCTGGTGCTTTTAAAACAtagtttgtaatatattataattatatataatgtaatatattaattctattgtgataataaatattatacaacatttAACTGTTTCGtgctagaaaaatttgttaaacactgTACCTAATACACATTACTTGCGATGATAAGGTGATTGCAACATGGGGTTTCATACGATTAGATTTTTCATTGTAGTATATTATTTGTGCATAGAATCTAAAataaacgtttattatttacgtCAATTTACCCGTCAATGAATCTGTTTATTAATGGATTGTACAATTAACGAAGGATAGGAAagagtaaaattttatagtaaagTTAAAAAGCGATATACTTTGATGTTTAAAATACATCatcaattttttgataaaaggaTATATGgtcaacaaaatttaattgacTATCATTCgcacattatttttattaagatattcttaatatataCAAGCAGTAAATTTGTATTGTTCGTATAATATGTACGTAACTATTGAATAATAACaatgatgataatgataataatgacaacgatgatgatggtgatgatagtgataataataatgatgatgatCATCATGTTGATGATGCTGTTGTTGCCGTTgctgatgatgatgatgaggATGACGACGGCgatgataatgatgatgatgatgatgataataataataataatgataataataataataacaacaacaataataataatagtagtaataataataataataataataatgacaacaacaacaacgacaATTAATAACTAATGACCAGTATTcaataatagtatttaataaataatcaatgtaatcaataatcaataatcaataatagtatttaatgaataatcattatgttttatatttatatatttatacgtatagatTATACTAGGTAGTCGGTTTGCCGTATGGTAAATTGTTAGATGTTTTTAGTTTGCACTATCTTTGCGTGTGCGATGTCCGATGCATTTTTCGATTCGACAtcgatttctatatttaagaAATGCTATCGAAAATATTGTCATTGATTTGATATTAATTCCGATCAATGGAGGTTTAAAGATAGTTTATTGTAAACGTAATGCTTTCGAAAtcgaaatttatgaaagtttCGTCGATTAGAGAAAATTCATTTGCGTCTAAAATTGTTGTTAAATTGGATCGAATCAAAGAATTTCGTTGGTAAAATCAAAAGGAAACAAATGATCTCGAAGCAATACACTGATCGTGGCGAACGTTGAGTAATCGGGAATATGCATCGGACAAACGCGACTCTGTTGGCCGATTGCGATAATGATCGTAATTCAATACGACGATTAACGAGAAAACACGACCATGCAACTCGAAAATATCGTATTGAATTTGATCAACTATTCGGCTATGGTAATTACTTagtttctgttttttttttttttttttgtaattaattagaGCGTATTTAGGCCTGCGGGCTACTTTTTCAGCGACTCGCTGTGAATCCCATTGACAGAAGTAAGATTTCTTTCGAATcgataaaggaagaaagataaaacaaGGTTTTTTTCGCTAAAATAGTCTCTCCGTTGTTTTCCTCGATATCCGTCGGTCCTCCTCTTCCCCTCTTTGATTCGTATAAAAACATCAATATCTATGGtttttcttcgcttcttttctaaattacgTTACGATATCGTACAGTGTACAGTGTATAGCATATCTAGAAACGCGCGAATTCTTTCCCTATATTTCACTTGTGtacacgtaaatatttttctgttccaATCGCCTCTAACAATAAGTAATTTCTTTTACCGAGACACGAGCAACATATTCTTTTTTAGCCAGCTATATACACGTACTTGGGCTGTATGATATTTAcacaaatttattatcgttgAGAATTATTCTTCGCATTTTGCATTCATGTTGATCTCGAGCAACGAATCGCCATTTTAGAATACGGAGGACCGACGGCGCGTGTTTTGcgattattatacattaaattacatacataGAGTCACAGTTAGTTGCGCGAAAACTCGAACCGTTATCGcgataattatcatttttaaaaattttcttcgagcGTTCCGCCGTTGCTTCACACGATTTTTCACACGATTCAACGAATGAGAAAAGTATATCCGATAGCAATTCGTTATTTTTccgttcctttttatttactttttcttcttctttttttctattatattctttGACTCGAATCGCGCACCCGGCGCCTGGCGCCGCGATAGAAGATCGTTTAGAGTCCTTTGTACGGACTTGTAATAAATCACTCTGAAACTTCTGCCGGCTATTGGAATCAATTACACCACTACCTCTCGATCATTCTCGACCGTGTTCGATGATATCGTGTATAATAGGCAAAGGTTGCAGAAGGAATCATCGCGAACAGAGATTGCGTATTTATTCGTTCATCGGCGAATTCTACGTATTTTTGTTACCGTTCTGATCTCGTCGAACTATTTTATCTATCTCTGTTACCTATTTGCGGCATCGTGATCGCGATTACTTGTTCCACTCTATACTAAAGCGTTCTTCTCCTCCTCGACGAAACGAGCTCTATCGCGCGACCTCTGGCGTAGCTCAAACAAAGCAGAATGTAGagcaaagaaaagaatttctagaaatataCGCTAATAGGAATATCCATCTGGTCGCATTGAAAATAGATCGGCGTAGCGAACGTTTCTAtgctataaaatttatcaaactcCTCTTCGTTATTGCCAATACGAACAAACATACGTACGTTGTATATCGGATTAGTCAATAAGAACCTTTCGAAATCCAGATCTcgctttctttccttttctttcacaGAGGGACAAGAAATAAGGAATTGAGGTGAAAGATGGAGAGGTTCAAGCGGGAGCGTTCCCCTTGAAAAATGTTCATCCTCGAACTAGAAAAGCACCGCGTGACGAAGAATCCTCGATAACGATGAAATACATTTAGTTCTTAAATCGCGTGTTCACCTGAACGGAGCCGCAATTTCACGGACGTTGCTTTTTcttggaaatatatattaggCGCGAAATATGTACCAGGTGTCCTGCAAACAAATTATCATCCGTTCGACCGAGTCGTTATCATTCACGAACATGTTATCGTATGACGCAATTAGGtacgtatatttgaatatttgaagagAGGGAAACGTTCTTTGACTTGTATTTACTTGAATGGTAAAAACGCGTTTGAAAGAGAGGATATCGAGGAAATTTGAGCGCCGATTCTGCCGTGAATCGGAAATcaagatattttaaacgaatctTCGATCTTAAATCGATTAGGCTCAGCAAGCTCGTTTACGTTTCCGtctgttcgtttcttttcgtttcgcttcgtttcgctccatttcgttttatttcgtcccatctcgtttcatttcatttcgtcccatttcatttcgtttcgtttcattacAATCTCGTGAGCCGCGATAGGTGCGGGTGACAACGTATATACAAACGTACGACGATACCGTCTCTAAAGTGTTTCTATACATgctacgtatgtatatatttatatatgcatgtacttatatatacgtatgtatagtatgtataatgttattatacataatgCATTGAAATCGCGATCGCAGTGAGTTTAACGCGGCCAGGTGGACGCGTACACATATACGCATATACTTTCGTATGATTTATTACTTGCAAACTTGCTAATTAGAGAATCCAGAATACTCATGGGTCAGGtttatactttttctttctttttactttgcTTATCGTCGATTAAAAGGGTATGCTATTCCTCGATTATTACCGTTATggtatatttacataatattatacaagtaATGGAAAATGGGTTTCGACCAACTGCAATTTCCAAAGTAACATCGTCGCGACCCAACTAAATTCGTATTTCAACTATAATCGGCCTCGCGTGACTTTGCCACGCTTTGCCGCTAATCCTCGAACTAGCGTAACCAAATCGTGATCCATTTCGagacaaaaggaaaaatagCTAAATTTGATTGTTGCAGAAGCAGGCGAACAAGGCATCTCTTttgattttattcatttacttGCTCGGAAACCAGTCGTTTCTCCACAAAATTATCGATTACCGTAGGTAAGCTTCGTTCGTTCGCTGTCTTTCTTCTTCCGCCTTTCCttgaaatttcttcgattttgcTCCACGaatactctctctctctctctcttttttactCT includes the following:
- the LOC132907131 gene encoding uncharacterized protein LOC132907131, producing the protein MNISMYYDLKNWSIFSLLESKFISNVRMAIVYGKAANETLIVTKDDMVYGIGNNTYGCLGTGDTHSTIHPKKIEALCGKGVKTIAYGKGPHVLALTEEGKVYSWGYNDYCELGNRSTNECLTPTLISSVLNDVFVVDIACGGHHSLALTSKGEIYAWGHNVSGQVGCGTILSTVQPIPKLLHIALNGKKVVHISCGDSSSVAVMDNGEVYSWGHNGVGQLGIGNCTSQVEPQKVTTFAKIVIEKVVCGYMHTLALSDEGVLYVWGANSYGQLGLNTDSNVWTPRKLQIPEMGRILDIATSHYHHISLAMCEGNRIFMWGQCLGQSIKVPILTPLKCLYDALAYYAFPPVMHQPLIFHNDEEANIANSLRNAFDDPTTSDLVIQVHGKPIHVHKAVLKIRCHYFRTMFQEHWVENSQSIIEHEQFSYDVYKTFLKYLYTNEVDLSQENALELLDLANVYSENQLKRHCIQMINRKITVTNVAYLYSISIQYSAKELEEYCFKFALNHMTAVVQTEDFAKLDESTMKTFIVRAAQAGIFKTYFLDSNHVSKIHMALVYGDLGNEALIITRDKIVYALGSNTSGCLGTGDACNTFYPKKVEALCGKDIKTFAYGKGPHVLALTEEGKVYSWGHNSHGELGNCSTNHMIPMPVTRNLNDEFIVDIACGSHHSLALTNEGKVYAWGENTSGQVGKSVNINENTPMKVNSTLASKTVICISCCQSSSMTVTDTGKVYGWGCNDVGQLGIGNYVNQVDPCKVTMLIGVVIEKIVCGYAHVLALSNKGALYVWGGNNYGQLGLGMKTNICSPVQLKQEVMGRVLDVATSHYNHISIAMAEGNRIFMWGECLGQSITLPVLTNLGSLHDVFARYASPSVMHQPLVLHNEEPDVSLIDCFREAFNDQTTSDLVIQVRKKFIYVHKAILVIRSQYFRTMFQETLTANNQSVIKQQKFSYDVYKAYLKYLYTDEIDLPLESILELLKLAVAYSENQLKNRCIQIIRRGITVENAAFCYSIAIDYNAKESEEYCFKFALNHMTAVVQTASFAKLDEYTMKTFIIKAANAGAFKT
- the LOC132907002 gene encoding transcription initiation factor TFIID subunit 6-like encodes the protein MEYNDQDTLKMNESDSIYGTTLSQESIKVIAESIGVGNFPDEAAKDLAEDVSYRLKEIIQDAAKFMRHGKRQRMTTHDIDHALKIKNIEPTYGFFAKDHVPFRFASGGGRELHFVEEKEIDLNEVISMSGGQTWPKLPLEITLRAHWLCIDGVQPTIPENPPPVSKDVQKLESVDPTSKLTNKSQNIGVGKPGGGGKSQKLRNVETVHVKQLATHELSVEQQLYYKEITEACVGSDEARRAEALQSLSADPGLHEMLARMCTFIAEGVRVNVVQNHLALLIYLMRMVKALLDNPSLYLEKYLHELIPSIATCIVSRQLCMRPEVDNHWALRDFASRLMAQICKNFNTSTNNVQTRVTRMFSQALAKNSQTPLASLYGAIEGLCELGPEVIKALVIPKIKSVSERIESCIEGPGLSSVDKNGAGHIKTLLVKSVAPVLKTIRSPPDYVEDYKQDYGYIGPALCAAVAKARTQPATLTTSASTTTALTTSQQGPTCTGKTIVQAVTSSSPGQQTGRTIMLGTSRAAGGTTTAGGQKFVILQSRSQTPTATNINTNAIQQQPQQQQQQQSQQQQVKLSQTNVTQQKAHIQSNAPKLVVVCMPSNSHGTTTVTQGNITAKTQNVFVTQQNVECSLSPEEEHSFQ